From Nymphalis io chromosome 10, ilAglIoxx1.1, whole genome shotgun sequence, a single genomic window includes:
- the LOC126771314 gene encoding uncharacterized protein LOC126771314, with protein sequence METEYYLQPPVNQLFYRYMANLMSFFSVGDRAAWGYKKVTTVQVINSTIMYIFGPVCVASQIVYFYFNYSELNFDILGIMFSIFPATCLANVNIYSSRFKSYKHLSLNFLQKIHLYNIYKESKDEFVKKKLVAMERITRWTSYYLFFFFITNWLGWMIITAVNNYNNRELVFNCTVRLQTCLFIWMPFDYSYDYRSWFVLHLINCYTVLAGVSSMMIFQSVNYMIVYNLIGHIHVLKNSLRTNFTDDLSDQEVRKKLSKIVEYHTFINKVFKEAEDAFGFNVAANYLQNLFGNSVVLYQLMYGGRENMMLYVTMIMAYTGGPILMSFVLEEIRRQTHDLPDVVYSIPWEKMSVPNQKTVMLILQRSQILMDFKALGGFKAGVGPMISILKTTFSYYVMLETTMS encoded by the exons ATGGAAACCGAATATTACTT acAGCCACCAGTCAACCAATTATTTTATCGTTACATGGCTAACTTGATGAGTTTCTTCAGCGTAGGAGATAGGGCAGCGTGGGGCTACAAAAAAGTAACCACGGTTCAGGTTATAAATAGTAcgattatgtacatatttggACCCGTGTGCGTCGCCTCGCAAAtagtatacttttattttaattattctgaaTTAAATTTCGATATATTGGGCATAATGTTTTCTATTTTTCCTGCTACATGTTTAGCTAAT GTGAACATATATTCATCGCGATTCAAAAGTTACAAGCATCTCTCGTTGaatttcttacaaaaaatacatttgtataatatttataaggagAGCAAAGATGAGTTTGTAAAGAAA AAGCTGGTTGCTATGGAACGAATTACGCGATGGACATCgtattacttgtttttttttttcatcaccAACTGGTTAGGTTGGATGATAATAACTGCCGtgaacaattataataacagaGAATTGGTTTTTAATTGTACAGTGAGACTTCAAACGTGTCTATTTATATGGATGCCATTTGATTATAGTTATGATTACCGTTCTTGGTTCGTTCTTCATTTAATAAACTGTTACACAGTCCTGGCTGGAGTGTCATCGATGATGATATTTCAAAGCGTTAACTATatgattgtttataatttgatcGGACATATTCATGTTTTGAAAAACTCACTCAGGACCAATTTCACTGACGACTTGAGTGATCAAGAAGTACGTAAGAAACTTAGTAAAATTGTGGAATATCATACTTTTATAAACAA AGTTTTCAAGGAAGCAGAAGACGCTTTTGGATTTAATGTTGCTGCCAACTATCTACAAAACTTATTTGGCAATAGCGTAGTACTTTATCAATTAATGTACGGG ggGAGAGAGAATATGATGTTGTACGTGACAATGATCATGGCATATACGGGTGGACCAATTTTGATGTCGTTTGTTCTTGAAGAAATACGAAGACAG ACACATGACTTACCCGATGTGGTCTATAGCATACCATGGGAAAAAATGTCAGTGCCGAATCAAAAAACAGTGATGCTTATTCTGCAAAGATCACAGATTTTAATGGATTTTAAAGCCCTTGGAGGCTTTAAGGCGGGAGTCGGCCCTATGATATCG ATACTTAAAACAACATTTTCATATTACGTGATGCTAGAAACAACAATGTCATAA
- the LOC126771208 gene encoding uncharacterized protein LOC126771208: MGDDYYLTPPSNQLFYRFMANMMSYFSVGKRTAWGYEKNTKMQVINSRVMTTFAPLCAISQIVYLYLNYTDLTFDILGIIFSVLPATFLANVDIYSAKMKSYKRISENFLQKIHLYNIYNWLIIHLINCYTVLNGVSSMMIFQCINYMFVYNIIGHIHILKHAIEMISDDLSDEEVHTKLGKIVDYTNFIIGIFKDVRHAFGYNVATNYLQNLFGNSIVMYQIMYGDKESMMLYVGMIMAYTGAPIILSFVLEDIKRQTDNLPDLVYSMPWEKMSTSNQKIVILILQRTQILMEFKALGCMKAGVGPMMSILKTTFSYYLMLESSIAKKI; encoded by the exons ATGGGTGAcgattattattt aACGCCGCcatcaaatcaattattttatcgatTCATGGCGAACATGATGAGCTATTTCAGTGTAGGGAAAAGGACAGCTTGGGGTTatgaaaaaaacacaaaaatgcaAGTCATTAACAGCCGAGTTATGACCACATTTGCTCCATTGTGCGCTATCTCACAAatcgtttatttatatcttaattatacTGATTTAACATTCGACATATTGGgtattatattttctgttttacCTGCAACTTTTCTGGCAAAT GTGGATATATATTCAGCTAAAATGAAAAGCTATAAACGAATATCAGAAAATTTCTTGCAAAAAATTCATTTGTATAACATATAt AATtggcttataattcatttaataaactgTTACACGGTGCTGAATGGAGTTTCGTCGATGATGATTTttcaatgtataaattatatgttcgtctataatattatcggtcatatacatattttgaaacATGCTATCGAGATGATCTCTGATGATTTGAGTGACGAAGAAGTTCATACAAAACTTGGTAAAATAGTCGactatactaattttataatcgg TATTTTTAAGGACGTACGACATGCATTCGGATATAATGTCGCCACTAACTATTTGCAAAACTTATTTGGTAATAGTATTGTTATGTACCAAATAATGTATGGG GATAAAGAGAGCATGATGTTATATGTGGGTATGATCATGGCATACACCGGGGCACCGATTATACTATCATTCGTTCTTGAAGATATAAAACGGCAG ACCGACAACTTACCAGACCTAGTATACAGCATGCCCTGGGAGAAAATGTCGACATCTAATCAAAAAATCGTGATCCTTATATTACAAAGAACACAGATTTTGATGGAGTTTAAAGCACTTGGATGCATGAAGGCAGGCGTTGGACCAATGATGTCG ATATTGAAGACGACGTTTTCATATTACTTAATGCTTGAATCATCAATTGCAAAAAAgatttga